The following are from one region of the Geotrypetes seraphini chromosome 12, aGeoSer1.1, whole genome shotgun sequence genome:
- the LOC117346439 gene encoding uncharacterized protein LOC117346439 has protein sequence MPSQRKPRSKIPAQKKPAANTRRKRTTRATTAAAASTAVHPQQELADLMSEVQQQIALHGVNAVRQRLLAGPAAVPGEPLQAPTDQPRHPTSAGAPMPSTSVEYLAPQNTSCSSHNTSCPPFTGEAIPSTSGSVRDQLSLAQVIREAIATFESSNATPQLDIAGTSSPGAPGDITCGVTTLASSVPRALKEKIWRRDYIDMFSLIQREPDEDYFVETDRIYIQLEREKKPRIYRSLTNWISAFHIFMSVVVEREPDMSPYLIRYSDTIIRSHKKYGGWAWLNYDIKFRKSMAKNKSITWKHRVFDLWMDEMSALRPFQPDRFPDKFPSWPPGPVERQPTQLPYVHRQAGPYTGKRVCRQYNNGHCTWTNCKFRHVCNTCGGTHPAIHCKTGRDRKKFYSTRPSPHGWSWPPPPLSLMPCSLGSGYTH, from the coding sequence ATGCCATCTCAGCGTAAGCCAAGATCCAAGATACCAGCGCAGAAGAAGCCCGCGGCCAACACTCGAAGGAAGAGGACCACACGTGCTACTACGGCTGCGGCGGCTTCTACAGCAGTACATCCTCAGCAGGAGCTCGCCGACTTAATGTCTGAGGTCCAACAGCAGATAGCTCTACATGGGGTTAATGCAGTGCGCCAACGTCTATTAGCGGGGCCAGCGGCCGTCCCAGGTGAGCCACTGCAAGCACCAACAGACCAACCACGACACCCGACTTCTGCCGGAGCACCGATGCCTTCTACTTCGGTTGAATACTTAGCACCACAGAATACCAGCTGTAGCTCTCACAACACAAGTTGCCCCCCTTTTACGGGGGAGGCTATCCCCTCCACTAGTGGGTCAGTAAGGGACCAGTTATCATTAGCTCAAGTCATACGGGAGGCAATAGCCACCTTTGAGAGCTCTAACGCAACCCCACAATTAGACATAGCGGGCACATCTTCCCCAGGGGCCCCTGGTGATATTACATGTGGGGTTACCACTCTTGCATCATCGGTCCCTAGGGCACTCAAAGAAAAAATATGGAGGAGAGATTATATCGACATGTTCTCCTTAATACAAAGAGAGCCAGACGAAGACTATTTCGTTGAAACGGATAGGATTTACATCCAGTTAGAGCGGGAAAAAAAACCAAGGATCTATAGATCCTTAACGAACTGGATATCAGCATTTCACATATTTATGAGTGTGGTGGTCGAAAGGGAGCCAGATATGAGTCCCTACCTAATCAGATACTCGGACACAATCATTAGGTCGCATAAAAAGTATGGGGGATGGGCGTGGCTAAATTACGATATTAAATTCCGTAAAAGTATGGCCAAGAATAAGTCCATAACTTGGAAGCATAGAGTTTTTGATCTATGGATGGACGAAATGTCCGCATTACGCCCATTTCAGCCGGACAGATTTCCCGATAAATTTCCCAGCTGGCCCCCAGGGCCAGTTGAAAGACAACCAACACAGCTGCCATACGTTCATCGACAAGCCGGTCCTTACACCGGGAAGCGTGTCTGCAGACAATACAATAACGGACATTGCACGTGGACAAATTGTAAATTCAGACATGTCTGCAACACCTGTGGAGGCACACACCCGGCCATACACTGCAAAACTGGTAGGGACCGCAAAAAATTCTACTCCACCCGCCCCTCCCCACATGGATGGAGCTGGCCCCCTCCCCCATTAAGCCTAATGCCCTGCTCCCTTGGCTCCGGTTATACCCACTGA